In Chelmon rostratus isolate fCheRos1 chromosome 9, fCheRos1.pri, whole genome shotgun sequence, the following proteins share a genomic window:
- the med12 gene encoding mediator of RNA polymerase II transcription subunit 12 isoform X3, giving the protein MMAAFGILSYEHRPLKRPRLGPPDVYPQDPKQKEDELTALNVKQGFNNQPAVSGDEHGSAKNVNFNPSKISSNFSSIIAEKLRYNTFPDTGKRKPQVNQKDNFWLVTARSQSSINNWFTDLAGTKPLTQLAKKVPIFSKKEEVFGYLAKYSVPVMRSAWMIKMTCAYHAAITETKVKKRHVIDPCIEWTQIITKYLWEQLQKVAEFYRQFPSQGCSSPLPATPADVETAMKQWEYNEKLAMFMFQDGMLDRHEFLTWVLECFEKVRPGEDELLRLLLPLLLQYSGEFVQSAYLSRRLAYFCTRRLNLLLSDGSLGPGAGGHPAHGIMAQQGNALPPTPTSQPAGGNQPQTPFTDFYICPQHRPLVFGLSCMLQSIVLCCPSALVWHYSLTDSRNKTGSPLDLLPIAPSSLPMPGGNTAFTQQVRTKLREIEEQVKERGQAVEFRWSFDKCQETTAGFTIGRVLHTLEVLDNHSFEKSDFNNSLDSLYNRIFGSGQSKDGHEMSPDDDAVVTLLCEWAVCCKRSGRHRAMVVAKLLEKRQAEIEAERCGESEVVDEKGSVSSGSLSAATLPVFQDVLLQFLDTQAPTLTEPGNESERVEFSNLVLLFCELIRHDVFSHNIYMCTLISRGDLASDSHLPRPRSPSDEPSDESERKEQEAGSSGKNEDTGLSESMEIDHNSSANFDEMFSPPMHCESKGSPSPEKPAPEQDSKASCKDKGMDPAFPQLYEQPRHIQYATHFPIPQEESASHECNQRLVVLYGVGKLRDEARHTIKKITKDILKVLNRKSTAETGGEEGQKRKRSKPEAFPTAEDIFSKFQHLSHFDQHQVTSQVSRNVLEQITSFALGMSYHLPLVQHIQFIFDLMEYSLNISGLIDFAIQLLNELSLVEAELLLKSSSLVGSYTTSLCLCIVAVLRRYHSCLILNPEQTAQVFDGLRIVVKSGVNPADCSSAERCILAYLYDLYTSCSHLKNKFGEIFSEFCSKVKNSIYCNIDPSDSNMLWDPGFMMEAIANPSAHNFNHSMVGKILNDSPANRYSFVCNVLMDVCVDHRDPERVNDIGILCAELTAYCRSLSAEWLGILKALCCSSNNGNCGFNDLLCNVDVSDLSFHDSLATFVAILIARQCLLLEDLVRCVAIPSLLNAACSEQDSEPGARLTCRILLHLFKTPQRNPVPQDGVKSDKSSVGIRSSCDRHLLAASQNSIVVGAVFAVLKAVFMLGDAELRGSGLSHPAGLDDISEGRNVSIETASLDVYAKYVLKTICQQEWVGERCLKSLSEDSSALQDPVLVNIQAQRLLQLICYPHRQLDSDDGDNPQRQRIKRILQNMDQWTMRQSSLELQLMIKQSTNNELYSLLENIAKATIEVFQKSAEMNSSNPSGNGAAAQGGSASNNNSTTSKMKPILSSSERSGVWLVAPLIAKLPTSVQGHVLKAAGEELEKGQHLGSSSRKERDRQKQKSMSLLSQQPFLSLVLTCLKGQDEQREGLLTSLYSQVQQIVTNWREDQYQDDCKAKQMMHEALKLRLNLVGGMFDTVQRSTQQTTEWAVLLLDIISSGTVDMQSNNELFTTVLDMLSVLINGTLAADMSSISQGSMEENKRAYMNLVKKLRKELGDRQSESLEKVRQLLPLPKQTRDVITCEPQGSLIDTKGNKIAGFEKEGLQVSTKQKISPWDVFEGLKHSAPLSWGWFGTVRVDRKVTKFEEQQRFLLYHTHLKPKPRSYYLEPLPLPPEDEEPLTPVSQEPEKKMMEAVKPEKSVSAVPADSNKKKSNKKKKTPSTKTEDYVNRTSGGVAYGTNMPPELMQNHPYGRLPYGQQAVSIYTQNQPLPPGGPGLESPYRPARNPQMNKMMPTRPSYPGMMPGMQGSMPGMMGLDKQYPMVYKPQPSMPQGQILRQQLQNQSMIGQQIRQITPNQPYTSMQASQNISQGYTTYGSHMGMQQHPSQGGGIVPSSYGNQNFQGTHPGANPAVVDPLRQMQQRPSGYVHQQAPGYAHNMQNTQRFAHQPLQQNTIMHGLSHMGGQGVHPGLRPNQMLAEQQQQQQQQQQAAQQQQQYLRQQQALRQQAQQVQQQQQQQQQQQQQQQQVQPQQVPPQQQVPQQQQQQQQVSAVPPPGQAQNQGLGMQPLPPQQPMFPRQGMQQTQQQQQTAALVRQLQQQLSNTQPGQGTNSYY; this is encoded by the exons gaTGAGTTGACTGCCCTGAATGTGAAGCAAGGATTCAATAACCAGCCGGCTGTGTCTGGTGATGAACATGGCAGTGCTAAAAATGTCAACTTTAACCCTTCAAAG ATCAGTTCAAACTTCAGCAGCATCATCGCAGAGAAGCTGCGTTATAACACGTTTCCAGACACGGGGAAACGTAAGCCACAGGTCAACCAGAAGGATAATTTCTGGCTTGTCACAGCAAGGTCACAGAGCTCCATCAATAACTGGTTCACGGATTTAGCTGGGACTAAACCTCTAACACAGCTGGCAAAAAAG GTTCCTATCTTTAGCAAAAAGGAGGAGGTTTTTGGGTACCTGGCCAAGTACTCTGTCCCTGTCATGCGCTCAGCGTGGATGATTAAGATGACCTGTGCGTATCACGCAGCCATCACAGAAACTAAAGTCAAGAAGAGGCATGTGATTGATCCTTGTATAG aatggACTCAGATTATTACTAAGTACCTGTGGGAGCAGCTTCAGAAGGTGGCCGAGTTCTACAGACAGTTTCCCAGTCAAGGCTGCAGCTCGCCCCTTCCAGCCACTCCTGCTGACGTGGAGACGGCCATGAAGCAGTGGGAATACAACGAGAAGCTAGCCATGTTCATGTTTCAG GATGGTATGCTGGACAGACATGAGTTCCTGACGTGGGTGCTGGAGTGTTTTGAGAAGGTCCGACCTGGCGAAGATGAGCTTCTCAGGCTTCTCCTGCCCCTTTTACTTCAG tACTCAGGGGAATTTGTACAGTCGGCTTACTTGTCACGGAGACTGGCTTACTTCTGCACACGCCGCCTCAACCTGTTGCTAAGCGACGGGAGCCTGGGCCCCGGCGCAGGAGGGCATCCAGCCCATGGCATCATGGCGCAGCAAGGTAACGCCCTGCCCCCCACCCCAACCTCGCAGCCAGCAGGAGGGAACCAGCCTCAGACACCTTTCACAGACTTCTACATCTGCCCTCAGCACAGGCCTCTGGTGTTCGGGCTCAGCTGCATGTTACAG AGCATAGTGTTATGCTGTCCCAGTGCTCTGGTGTGGCATTACTCTCTAACAgacagcagaaataaaaccGGTTCGCCTCTGGACCTCCTGCCCATCGCCCCGTCCAGCTTACCGATGCCCGGGGGAAATACTGCCTTTACACAGCAG GTCCGTACGAAGTTGAGAGAAATCGAGGAGCAAGTTAAGGAGCGAGGCCAGGCGGTGGAGTTCAGGTGGTCATTTGACAAGTGTCAGGAGACGACAGCAG GGTTCACCATCGGGAGGGTTCTCCACACCCTGGAGGTTTTAGACAACCACAGCTTTGAGAAGTCTGACTTTAACAACTCACTGGATTCGCTGTACAACCGAATATTTGGGTCCGGCCAGAGTAAAGATGGCCATGAG aTGTCACCAGATGACGACGCGGTGGTGACCTTGCTTTGCGAGTGGGCGGTGTGCTGTAAGCGTTCTGGCAGACACAGGGCCATGGTGGTGGCCAAGCTGCTGGAAAAGAGGCAGGCTGAAATAGAAGCAGAG aggTGTGGTGAGTCGGAGGTGGTGGATGAGAAGGGCTCTGTGTCATCCGGCTCCCTCTCAGCTGCTACACTACCAGTCTTTCAGGATGTACTGCTCCAGTTCCTCGACACTCAGGCCCCCACACtga cgGAGCCCGGGAATGAAAGCGAGCGAGTGGAGTTCTCCAACCTGGTCCTGCTCTTCTGCGAGCTCATCCGTCACGACGTCTTCTCCCACAACATCTACATGTGCACGCTCATTTCCCGCGGGGACCTGGCCTCTGACTCCCACTTGCCGCGCCCGCGCTCCCCCAGCGACGAGCCCTCCGATGAGTCAGAGCGCAAGGAGCAGGAGGCGGGCAGCAGTGGCAAGAACGAG GATACTGGTCTGTCGGAGTCTATGGAAATTGATCACAACTCCAGCGCTAATTTTGACGAG ATGTTCTCTCCTCCAATGCACTGCGAGTCTAAGGGGAGCCCCTCCCCCGAGAAGCCGGCTCCAGAGCAGGACAGCAAGGCCAGCTGTAAGGACAAGGGCATGGACCCTGCCTTCCCTCAACTGTACGAGCAACCTCGCCACATTCAGTATGCCACGCACTTCCCCATTCCTCAG gAGGAGAGCGCCAGCCATGAGTGCAACCAGCGGTTAGTGGTCCTGTACGGTGTGGGCAAACTGAGGGATGAGGCGCGACACACCATCAAGAAAATAACCAAAGACATCTTGAAGGTGCTCAACCGCAAAAGCACAGCAGAAACAG gaggggaggaagggcaaaagaggaagaggagtaagCCAGAGGCCTTTCCCACTGCAGAAGATATCTTCTCCAAATTCCAGCACCTCTCCCACTTTGACCAGCACCAAGTCACCTCCCAG GTGTCCAGAAATGTGCTGGAACAGATCACCAGCTTTGCCTTAGGGATGTCTTATCACCTGCCTCTCGTCCAGCACATTCAGTTCATCTTTGACCTCATGGAGTACTCCCTCAACATTAGTGGCCTCATAGACTTTGCTATTCAG cttCTGAATGAGTTGAGTCTGGTGGAAgccgagctgctgctgaagtcgTCCAGCCTGGTGGGCAGCTACACCACcagcctgtgtctgtgtattgtAGCTGTGCTGAGGAGGTACCACTCCTGCCTCATTCTCAATCCTGAGCAGACAGCGCAAGTTTTTGATGG GTTGCGCATCGTGGTGAAATCAGGTGTGAACCCGGCAGACTGTTCCTCTGCTGAGCGCTGTATCTTGGCCTACCTGTATGACCTCTACACCTCCTGCAGTCACCTCAAAAACAAGTTTGGCGAGATCTTCAG TGAGTTCTGCTCCAAAGTGAAAAACTCCATCTACTGCAATATCGACCCGTCAGACTCCAACATGCTTTGGGATCCTGGGTTCATGATGGAGGCCATCGCCAACCCCTCGGCCCACAACTTCAACCACTCCATGGTGGGCAAGATCCTCAACGACAGCCCAGCCAACCGCTACAGCTTCGTCTGTAATGTGctcatggatgtgtgtgtggaccacaGGGACCCAGAGAG GGTGAACGATATTGGGATCCTGTGTGCGGAGCTGACGGCGTATTGTCGCTCCCTGAGTGCTGAGTGGCTCGGCATCCTCAaggctctctgctgctcctctaaCAATGGCAACTGTGGCTTCAATGATTTGCTGTGTAACGTAGAT GTTAGCGATTTGTCCTTCCATGATTCCCTGGCAACCTTCGTAGCCATTCTCATAGCGAGACAGTGCCTACTCCTAGAAGACTTGGTTCGCTGCGTGGCCATTCCTTCCCTCCTCAATGCAG CCTGCAGTGAGCAAGACTCTGAGCCAGGAGCCAGACTCACCTGCAGGATTCTGTTGCACCTTTTCAAGACTCCACAGCGCAACCCTGTCCCCCAAGATGGTGTGAAGTCAG ATAAATCCTCCGTTGGTATCCGGTCGTCTTGTGATCGCCACCTTCTTGCTGCTTCTCAGAACAGCATAGTTGTTGGAGCAGTATTTGCTGTCCTGAAAGCTGTCTTTATGCTGG GTGATGCCGAGCTAAGAGGCTCAGGACTGTCACACCCTGCTGGTCTCGACGACATATCTGAGGGGCGCAATGTCTCCATAGAAACGGCCAGCTTGGATGTATATGCAAAGTATGTTCTGAAGACGATCTGCCAGCAG GAGTGGGTTGGAGAGCGCTGCCTGAAGTCTCTGTCTGAGGACAGCAGTGCCCTGCAGGACCCGGTGCTGGTAAACATTCAGGCACAACGGCTGCTGCAGCTTATTTGCTACCCACATCGCCAGCTGGACAGCGACGATGGAGACAACCCTCAGAGGCAGCGCATCAAACGCATCCTACAG AACATGGACCAATGGACGATGAGACAGTCTTccctggagctgcagctgatgatcAAACAGAGCACGAACAAC GAGCTCTACTCGCTCTTGGAGAACATAGCCAAGGCCACCATAGAAGTGTTTCAGAAATCAGCTGAGATGAACTCCAGTAACCCCTCAGGGAATGGAGCAGCGGCCCAAGGTGGCTCCGcatccaacaacaacagcaccaccAGCAAGATGAAGCCAATTTTAag ctcatcAGAGCGGTCAGGTGTGTGGCTGGTGGCTCCATTGATAGCCAAGCTGCCCACCTCGGTTCAGGGCCATGtactgaaggcagcaggagaggagctggagaaaggACAGCACCTGGGTTCCTCCTCACGGAAGGAGAGGgacaggcagaaacagaaaag CATGTCCCTGCTGAGCCAGCAGCCATTCTTGTCTTTGGTGCTGACCTGCTTGAAGGGGCAGGATGAACAGAGGGAAGGCCTTCTCACCTCCCTCTACAGCCAAGTGCAGCAGATTGTTACAAACTGGAGAGAAGACCAGTACCAGGATGactgcaaagcaaagcagatgATGCACGAGGCTCTGAAACTACGACTGAATCTT GTGGGTGGCATGTTCGACACGGTGCAGCGCAGcacccagcagaccactgagtggGCCGTACTACTCCTTGACATCATCAGCAGCGGCACAGTTGACATGCAGTCCAACAA TGAGCTCTTCACTACAGTGTTGGACATGTTGAGTGTGCTGATTAACGGCACACTGGCGGCTGACATGTCCAGCATCTCTCAGGGCAGCATGGAGGAGAATAAGAGAGCCTATATGAACCTGGTTAAGAAGCTCAGG AAAGAGCTTGGAGATCGGCAGTCAGAAAGTTTGGAAAAGGTTCGCCAGCTTCTGCCACTGCCCAAGCAGACCCGAGACGTCATAACCTGTGAACCTCAGGGCTCGCTCATCGACACAAAGGGTAACAAGATCGCTGGATTTGAGAAGGAG GGTCTTCAAGTATCAACCAAACAGAAGATCTCTCCCTGGGATGTCTTTGAGGGTCTCAAACACTCCGCCCCGCTCTCCTGGGGCTGGTTCGGCACGGTGCGTGTCGACCGTAAGGTCACCAAATTTGAGGAGCAGCAACGTTTTCTCCTCTACCACACCCACCTGAAACCCAAACCTCGTAGCTATTACCTGGAGCCACTCCCCTTGCCCCCTGAAGATGAGGAGCCCCTGACACCAGTCTCCCAGgaaccagagaagaagatgaTGGAGGCAGTGAAACCAGAGAAGAGTGTGTCCGCTGTGCCCGCTGACTCAAACAAGAAGAAATccaacaaaaagaagaaaactccCTCCACCAAGACAGAG GACTATGTGAACCGTACATCAGGCGGTGTGGCCTATGGGACTAATATGCCACCTGAGCTGATGCAGAACCACCCATATGGCAGGCTGCCATACGGCCAGCAGGCCGTGAGCATTTATACACAGAACCAGCCTTTACCTCCAG GAGGTCCAGGTTTGGAATCGCCATACAGACCTGCCCGCAACCCACAGATGAACAAAATGATGCCCACTCGACCCAGCTACCCAGGCATGATGCCCGGCATGCAGGGAAGCATGCCTGGCATGATGGGACTGGACAAGCAATACCCTATGGTGTATAAGCCCCAGCCTAGCATGCCACAGGGCCAGATACTCCGGCAGCAACTACAG aaTCAGAGCATGATAGGGCAGCAGATTAGACAAATAACACCCAACCAACCATATACTTCAATGCAGGCATCTCAG AACATATCTCAGGGCTATACCACGTACGGCTCACACATGGGGATGCAGCAGCATCCGTCTCAAGGTGGTGGTATAGTTCCTTCCTCCTATGGGAACCAAAACTTCCAGGGAACACATCCTGGAGCCAACCCAGCTGTGGTGGATCCTCTTAGGCAAATGCAGCAGAGGCCCAGTGGTTACGTTCACCAGCAGGCTCCAGGCTACGCACACAAtatgcagaacacacagag GTTTGCCCACCAGCCCCTCCAGCAGAATACCATCATGCACGGCCTCAGTCACATGGGAGGCCAGGGCGTCCATCCAGGCTTACGGCCCAATCAGATGCTGgcagaacaacagcagcagcaacagcagcagcaacaagcagcgcagcagcagcagcagtacctCAGACAACAACAAGCACTCAGA CAGCAGGCCCAACAAgttcaacaacagcagcagcagcaacaacaacaacagcaacagcagcagcaggtccagcCCCAGCAGGTTCCTCCTCAACAGCAagttccacagcagcagcagcagcagcaacaggtgtCAGCGGTGCCACCACCAGGCCAGGCGCAGAACCAGGGCCTGGGCATGCAGCCACTGCCCCCCCAGCAACCCATG TTCCCACGACAGGGAATGCAGcagactcagcagcagcagcagactgcagctctggtcAGACAGCTGCAACAGCAACTTTCAA ATACACAACCAGGACAGGGCACCAATTCATATTATTGA